In one Solanum dulcamara chromosome 1, daSolDulc1.2, whole genome shotgun sequence genomic region, the following are encoded:
- the LOC129902682 gene encoding uncharacterized protein LOC129902682: MERATPVRKPNTSTADLLTWSEAPPSNNSSAASGARSHQPSDGISKVLFGGQITQEEAESLNKRKPCSGYKLKEMSGSKIFSADGEDDASEAGAVNGNFNNRTSVRIVQQAANGISQISFSTEERISPKKPITLTEVAKQRELSGTLEIDSDSNMKKQLSDAKSKELSGNDIFGPPAEIPPRSLAASRCIELKESKDMGEPAPRVVRTSVKVSNPAGGQSNILFGDEPVVNTVKKIHNQKFAELTGNDIFKGDVPPGSAEKPLSRAKLREMSGNDIFSDGKVESRDYFGGVRKPPGGESSIALV; this comes from the exons ATGGAGAGAGCAACACCTGTACGGAAACCCAATACCTCTACCGCCGATCTGCTCACCTGGTCGGAAGCTCCGCCGTCGAACAACTCATCCGCCGCCTCCGGTGCTCGTTCTCATCAG CCTTCTGATGGAATCAGTAAGGTGTTGTTTGGAGGTCAAATTACTCAAGAGGAAGCTGAAAGCTTGAACAAACG GAAACCATGTTCAGGGTACAAACTGAAGGAGATGAGTGGCAGCAAAATCTTTTCTGCTGATGGTGAAGATGATGCATCTGAAGCAGGAGCTGTTAATGGTAACTTTAACAACAGGACATCTGTACGCATTGTTCAG CAAGCTGCAAATGGGATAAGCCAGATCTCATTCAGTACTGAAGAAAGGATCTCCCCGAAGAAACCTATCACTCTTACAGAAGTGGCAAAGCAGAGAGAGTTGAGTGGAACACTAGAAATTGATTCAGATAGCAACATGAAGAAGCAGCTGTCAGATGCAAAGAGCAAGGAACTCAGTGGAAATGACATCTTTGGCCCTCCTGCAGAAATTCCTCCGAGATCTTTGGCTGCTTCCCGATGCATAGAGTTAAAAGAAAGCAAAGACATGGGTGAACCTGCTCCACGAGTTGTACGTACATCTGTCAAGGTTTCTAAT CCTGCTGGTGGTCAAAGCAATATTTTGTTTGGTGATGAACCTGTTGTCAACACAGTAAAGAAAATACATAACCAGAAATTTGCAGAGTTGACCGGCAATGACATTTTCAAGGGAGACGTTCCTCCTGGATCTGCAGAAAAGCCACTGAGCAGAGCAAAGCTGAGAGAAATGAgtggaaatgatattttttctgATGGAAAAGTTGAATCCAGAGATTACTTTGGTGGCGTGCGCAAACCACCAGGCGGAGAAAGCAGCATCGCGCTAGTTTAG